The Desmodus rotundus isolate HL8 chromosome 3, HLdesRot8A.1, whole genome shotgun sequence genome includes a region encoding these proteins:
- the MFAP2 gene encoding microfibrillar-associated protein 2 isoform X2 yields MRAAYLFLLFLPGLLAQGQYDLDPLPPFPDHVQYTHYGDQIDTPDYYDYQEATPRPSEEQFQFQSQQQVQQEVIPAPTFEPGNVETEPTEPGPLDCREEQYPCTRLYSIHKPCKQCLNEVCFYSLRRMYVVNKEICVRTVCAHEELLRADLCRDKFSKCGVMASSGLCQSVAASCARSCGGC; encoded by the exons ATGAGAGCTGCCTacctcttcctgcttttcctgCCTG GCCTGCTGGCTCAGGGGCAATATGACCTGGACCCACTGCCGCCATTCCCAGACCACGTCCAGTACACCCATTACGGTGACCAGATCG ACACCCCGGACTACTATGATTACCAAG AGGCCACGCCTCGGCCCTCGGAGGAGCAGTTCCAGTTCCAGTCTCAGCAGCAAGTCCAGCAGGAAGTCATCCCAGCCCCCACCTTTG AGCCAGGAAACGTGGAGACGGAGCCCACAGAGCCCGGGCCTCTTG ACTGCCGTGAGGAGCAGTACCCGTGCACCCGCCTCTACTCCATACACAAGCCCTGCAAACAGTGTCTCAACGAGGTCTGCTTCTACAG CCTCCGGCGAATGTACGTCGTCAATAAGGAGATCTGTGTCCGCACAGTCTGTGCCCACGAGGAACTCCTCCGAG CTGACCTGTGTCGGGACAAGTTCTCCAAATGTGGTGTGATGGCCAGCAGTGGCCTGTGCCAGTCTGTGGCGGCCTCCTGTGCCAGGAGCTGCGGGGGCTGCTAG
- the MFAP2 gene encoding microfibrillar-associated protein 2 isoform X1 — protein sequence MRAAYLFLLFLPAGLLAQGQYDLDPLPPFPDHVQYTHYGDQIDTPDYYDYQEATPRPSEEQFQFQSQQQVQQEVIPAPTFEPGNVETEPTEPGPLDCREEQYPCTRLYSIHKPCKQCLNEVCFYSLRRMYVVNKEICVRTVCAHEELLRADLCRDKFSKCGVMASSGLCQSVAASCARSCGGC from the exons ATGAGAGCTGCCTacctcttcctgcttttcctgCCTG CAGGCCTGCTGGCTCAGGGGCAATATGACCTGGACCCACTGCCGCCATTCCCAGACCACGTCCAGTACACCCATTACGGTGACCAGATCG ACACCCCGGACTACTATGATTACCAAG AGGCCACGCCTCGGCCCTCGGAGGAGCAGTTCCAGTTCCAGTCTCAGCAGCAAGTCCAGCAGGAAGTCATCCCAGCCCCCACCTTTG AGCCAGGAAACGTGGAGACGGAGCCCACAGAGCCCGGGCCTCTTG ACTGCCGTGAGGAGCAGTACCCGTGCACCCGCCTCTACTCCATACACAAGCCCTGCAAACAGTGTCTCAACGAGGTCTGCTTCTACAG CCTCCGGCGAATGTACGTCGTCAATAAGGAGATCTGTGTCCGCACAGTCTGTGCCCACGAGGAACTCCTCCGAG CTGACCTGTGTCGGGACAAGTTCTCCAAATGTGGTGTGATGGCCAGCAGTGGCCTGTGCCAGTCTGTGGCGGCCTCCTGTGCCAGGAGCTGCGGGGGCTGCTAG